From Nycticebus coucang isolate mNycCou1 chromosome 6, mNycCou1.pri, whole genome shotgun sequence, the proteins below share one genomic window:
- the METTL3 gene encoding N6-adenosine-methyltransferase catalytic subunit isoform X2 produces the protein MSDTWSSIQAHKKQLDSLRERLQRRRKQDSGHLDLRNPEAALSPTFRSDSPVPTVPTSGGPKPSTASAVPELATDPELEKKLLHHLSDLALTLPTDAVSIRLAISTPDAPATQDGVESLLQKFAAQELIEVKRGLLQDDAHPTLVTYADHSKLSAMMGAVAEKKGSGEVAGTIVGQKRRAEQDSTTVAAFASSSASSQASLASEPAKEPAKKSRKHAASDVDLEIESLLNQQSTKEQQSKKVSQEILELLNTTTAKEQSIVEKFRSRGRAQVQEFCDYGTKEECMKASDADRPCRKLHFRRIINKHTDESLGDCSFLNTCFHMDTCKYVHYEIDACMDSEAPGSKDHTPSQELALTQSVGGDSSADRLFPPQWICCDIRYLDVSILGKFAVVMADPPWDIHMELPYGTLTDDEMRRLNIPVLQDDGFLFLWVTGRAMELGRECLNLWGYERVDEIIWVKTNQLQRIIRTGRTGHWLNHGKEHCLVGVKGNPQGFNQGLDCDVIVAEDHPWKPIGWDSPIRPRCGCTVQAKVSRWYHL, from the exons ATGTCGGATACGTGGAGCTCTATCCAAGCCCACAAGAAGCAGCTGGACTCTCTGCGGGAGAGGCTGCAGCGGAGGCGGAAGCAGGACTCGGGACACTTAG atTTACGGAATCCAGAGGCAGCACTATCCCCAACCTTCCGTAGTGACAGCCCAGTGCCTACTGTCCCCACTTCTGGTGGCCCTAAGCCTAGTACAGCTTCAGCAGTTCCTGAATTAGCTACAGACCCCGAGTTAGAGAAGAAGTTGCTGCACCACCTCTCTGATCTGGCCTTAACATTGCCCACTGATGCTGTGTCCATTCGTCTTGCCATCTCCACG CCAGATGCCCCTGCCACTCAAGATGGGGTGGAAAGCCTCCTACAGAAGTTTGCAGCTCAGGAGTTGATTGAGGTAAAGCGAGGCCTCTTACAAGATGATGCACATCCCACTCTTGTGACTTACGCTGACCATTCCAAGCTTTCTGCCATGATGGGTGCTGTGGCAGAAAAGAAGGGCTCTGGGGAGGTAGCAGGGACAATCGTAGGGCAGAAGCGGCGTGCCGAACAGGACTCAACTACAGTAGCCGCCTTTGCTAGCTCTTCAGCCTCTAGTCAGGCCTCTTTAGCATCAGAACCAGCCAAGGAACCAGCCAAGAAATCAAGGAAACATGCTGCTTCAGATGTTGATCTGGAGATAGAGAGCCTACTGAACCAGCAGTCCACTAAGGAACAACAGAGCAAAAAG GTCAGCCAGGAGATTCTAGAACTATTAAATACAACAACAGCCAAGGAACAATCCATTGTTGAAAAGTTTCGTTCACGAGGTCGAGCCCAAGTGCAAGAGTTCTGTGACTATGGAACGAAGGAGGAGTGCATGAAAGCCAGTGATGCGGATCGACCCTGTCGCAAGCTGCACTTCAG ACGAATTATCAATAAACACACCGATGAGTCTTTAGGTGATTGCTCTTTTCTTAACACATGTTTCCACATGGATACCTGCAAATATGTTCACTATGAAATTGATGCTTGCATGGATTCTGAGGCTCCTGGCAGCAAAGACCATACCCCAAGTCAGGAGCTTGCTCTTACACAGAGTGTTGGAGGTGACTCCAGTGCAGATCGACTCTTCCCCCCTCAG TGGATCTGTTGTGATATCCGTTACCTGGACGTCAGCATCTTGGGCAAGTTTGCAGTTGTGATGGCTGACCCACCCTGGGACATTCATATGGAGCTGCCCTATGGGACCCTGACAGATGATGAGATGCGCAGGCTCAACATACCCGTACTGCAGGATGATGGCTTTCTCTtcctctgggtcacaggcag GGCCATGGAATTAGGCAGAGAATGTCTAAACCTCTGGGG TTATGAACGGGTAGATGAAATTATCTGGGTGAAGACAAATCAACTGCAACGCATCATCCGGACAGGCCGTACAGGTCACTGGTTGAACCATGGGAAGGAACATTGCTTG GTTGGTGTCAAAGGAAATCCCCAAGGCTTCAACCAGGGTCTGGATTGTGATGTGATTGTAGCTGAG GATCACCCTTGGAAACCAATTGGATGGGATTCACCTATTAGACCCAGATGTGGTTGCACGGTTCAAGCAAAGGTATCCAGATGGTATCATCTCTAA
- the METTL3 gene encoding N6-adenosine-methyltransferase catalytic subunit isoform X1 — protein sequence MSDTWSSIQAHKKQLDSLRERLQRRRKQDSGHLDLRNPEAALSPTFRSDSPVPTVPTSGGPKPSTASAVPELATDPELEKKLLHHLSDLALTLPTDAVSIRLAISTPDAPATQDGVESLLQKFAAQELIEVKRGLLQDDAHPTLVTYADHSKLSAMMGAVAEKKGSGEVAGTIVGQKRRAEQDSTTVAAFASSSASSQASLASEPAKEPAKKSRKHAASDVDLEIESLLNQQSTKEQQSKKVSQEILELLNTTTAKEQSIVEKFRSRGRAQVQEFCDYGTKEECMKASDADRPCRKLHFRRIINKHTDESLGDCSFLNTCFHMDTCKYVHYEIDACMDSEAPGSKDHTPSQELALTQSVGGDSSADRLFPPQWICCDIRYLDVSILGKFAVVMADPPWDIHMELPYGTLTDDEMRRLNIPVLQDDGFLFLWVTGRAMELGRECLNLWGYERVDEIIWVKTNQLQRIIRTGRTGHWLNHGKEHCLVGVKGNPQGFNQGLDCDVIVAEVRSTSHKPDEIYGMIERLSPGTRKIELFGRPHNVQPNWITLGNQLDGIHLLDPDVVARFKQRYPDGIISKPKNL from the exons ATGTCGGATACGTGGAGCTCTATCCAAGCCCACAAGAAGCAGCTGGACTCTCTGCGGGAGAGGCTGCAGCGGAGGCGGAAGCAGGACTCGGGACACTTAG atTTACGGAATCCAGAGGCAGCACTATCCCCAACCTTCCGTAGTGACAGCCCAGTGCCTACTGTCCCCACTTCTGGTGGCCCTAAGCCTAGTACAGCTTCAGCAGTTCCTGAATTAGCTACAGACCCCGAGTTAGAGAAGAAGTTGCTGCACCACCTCTCTGATCTGGCCTTAACATTGCCCACTGATGCTGTGTCCATTCGTCTTGCCATCTCCACG CCAGATGCCCCTGCCACTCAAGATGGGGTGGAAAGCCTCCTACAGAAGTTTGCAGCTCAGGAGTTGATTGAGGTAAAGCGAGGCCTCTTACAAGATGATGCACATCCCACTCTTGTGACTTACGCTGACCATTCCAAGCTTTCTGCCATGATGGGTGCTGTGGCAGAAAAGAAGGGCTCTGGGGAGGTAGCAGGGACAATCGTAGGGCAGAAGCGGCGTGCCGAACAGGACTCAACTACAGTAGCCGCCTTTGCTAGCTCTTCAGCCTCTAGTCAGGCCTCTTTAGCATCAGAACCAGCCAAGGAACCAGCCAAGAAATCAAGGAAACATGCTGCTTCAGATGTTGATCTGGAGATAGAGAGCCTACTGAACCAGCAGTCCACTAAGGAACAACAGAGCAAAAAG GTCAGCCAGGAGATTCTAGAACTATTAAATACAACAACAGCCAAGGAACAATCCATTGTTGAAAAGTTTCGTTCACGAGGTCGAGCCCAAGTGCAAGAGTTCTGTGACTATGGAACGAAGGAGGAGTGCATGAAAGCCAGTGATGCGGATCGACCCTGTCGCAAGCTGCACTTCAG ACGAATTATCAATAAACACACCGATGAGTCTTTAGGTGATTGCTCTTTTCTTAACACATGTTTCCACATGGATACCTGCAAATATGTTCACTATGAAATTGATGCTTGCATGGATTCTGAGGCTCCTGGCAGCAAAGACCATACCCCAAGTCAGGAGCTTGCTCTTACACAGAGTGTTGGAGGTGACTCCAGTGCAGATCGACTCTTCCCCCCTCAG TGGATCTGTTGTGATATCCGTTACCTGGACGTCAGCATCTTGGGCAAGTTTGCAGTTGTGATGGCTGACCCACCCTGGGACATTCATATGGAGCTGCCCTATGGGACCCTGACAGATGATGAGATGCGCAGGCTCAACATACCCGTACTGCAGGATGATGGCTTTCTCTtcctctgggtcacaggcag GGCCATGGAATTAGGCAGAGAATGTCTAAACCTCTGGGG TTATGAACGGGTAGATGAAATTATCTGGGTGAAGACAAATCAACTGCAACGCATCATCCGGACAGGCCGTACAGGTCACTGGTTGAACCATGGGAAGGAACATTGCTTG GTTGGTGTCAAAGGAAATCCCCAAGGCTTCAACCAGGGTCTGGATTGTGATGTGATTGTAGCTGAG GTTCGTTCAACCAGTCATAAACCAGATGAAATCTATGGCATGATTGAGAGACTATCCCCTGGTACACGCAAAATTGAGTTATTTGGACGACCGCACAATGTGCAACCCAACTG GATCACCCTTGGAAACCAATTGGATGGGATTCACCTATTAGACCCAGATGTGGTTGCACGGTTCAAGCAAAGGTATCCAGATGGTATCATCTCTAAACCTAAGAATTTATAG